The Commensalibacter nepenthis genome has a window encoding:
- a CDS encoding ShlB/FhaC/HecB family hemolysin secretion/activation protein has translation MNLKTYFFRSVIVGAVCLPIISEHAVAQNVPPPTFALPNVNQYQQYLQHKERQQLMEGLPPPSSNVQINQNKHNDAPTEHCVTIQSIEVVNTQNLPQSNVNHITKPWHNKCMSLGDMNSVLNKINKAYIDKGFVTTRAYLPQQDLKSGTLHIVVVDGKVAGFQFNGISPKNHETMAFPWVKGGVLNLRDLEQGIDQMNRLPDWSASMKIAPGDQPGTSIVNINANNPGILHGQTSVDNNGQSYSGRTISRTIVTAEDLFGLLDMWSVEYDHSLNNRQTDGHNSFFTAEGSIPLGPWTFFGGWYRFDDLYHMGYPWQGRFRFDSTQKDFHIGASRVVARNSVGVTTLQATYELKSFDTYINRSRVGTQSADLSSLNLNASESMHIWGGVWYASLGMKIGLGGGMGTKTWVSNQGTYNPHTQYVKPTLDIDGYKPITQDLMWHTSIHGEYASKNQYGNEQMQIGGPYTVRGYLQQTLMGNAGIYMRNDLAWSLPTQAMHCDGYQPFCNGLIKGTELYGIFDVGMTRGVFTYADMPKTEKGGNLVGAGIGIRKTSGTIFWNASATHALTTAGLPPEGWIAMFNIGVRL, from the coding sequence ATGAATTTAAAAACCTATTTTTTTCGATCTGTGATTGTTGGTGCTGTATGTTTGCCTATAATAAGTGAACATGCTGTTGCGCAAAATGTTCCTCCACCTACTTTTGCGCTCCCAAACGTCAATCAATATCAGCAATATCTACAGCACAAAGAAAGACAACAGCTGATGGAGGGGCTTCCCCCTCCATCCAGTAATGTTCAGATCAATCAAAATAAGCATAATGATGCACCAACTGAGCATTGCGTGACCATTCAGTCAATCGAAGTGGTAAACACACAAAATCTGCCCCAATCAAACGTTAATCATATTACCAAGCCATGGCATAATAAATGTATGAGCCTTGGAGACATGAATTCTGTTTTGAACAAAATTAATAAAGCCTATATTGATAAAGGGTTTGTCACCACTCGTGCGTATTTACCTCAACAAGATCTAAAATCTGGGACATTGCATATTGTCGTTGTTGATGGGAAAGTCGCTGGGTTTCAATTCAATGGCATTTCCCCCAAGAACCATGAAACCATGGCATTTCCTTGGGTCAAAGGTGGGGTGTTAAACCTTCGTGATTTAGAGCAAGGCATCGATCAGATGAACCGCCTCCCCGATTGGAGTGCCTCTATGAAAATCGCCCCAGGAGATCAACCAGGAACCTCTATTGTCAATATCAACGCAAATAATCCAGGCATTTTACATGGACAAACCTCTGTTGATAATAATGGACAAAGCTATTCTGGCAGAACAATCAGTAGAACGATTGTAACTGCTGAAGATCTTTTTGGTCTGCTTGATATGTGGTCTGTTGAATATGACCATTCCTTGAATAACCGTCAAACTGATGGGCATAACTCCTTCTTTACCGCTGAAGGGTCTATCCCTCTTGGACCATGGACCTTCTTTGGGGGATGGTATCGTTTTGATGATCTTTATCACATGGGGTATCCTTGGCAAGGACGATTTAGGTTTGATTCAACCCAAAAAGATTTTCATATTGGGGCTTCTCGGGTTGTCGCACGCAACTCTGTTGGGGTAACCACTCTACAAGCAACTTATGAATTAAAATCTTTTGATACCTATATTAATCGTTCGCGCGTTGGAACACAAAGTGCCGATTTATCCTCGCTCAATTTAAACGCCAGTGAATCCATGCATATTTGGGGAGGTGTATGGTATGCAAGTCTTGGCATGAAAATAGGTCTGGGTGGGGGAATGGGTACAAAAACATGGGTATCCAATCAAGGAACCTATAATCCCCATACCCAATATGTCAAACCCACCCTGGATATTGATGGGTATAAACCCATTACCCAAGATCTGATGTGGCATACGTCTATTCATGGAGAATATGCCTCTAAAAACCAATATGGAAATGAACAAATGCAAATCGGCGGTCCTTATACCGTCAGAGGCTATTTACAACAAACGCTGATGGGAAATGCAGGGATCTATATGCGAAATGATCTTGCATGGTCTTTACCCACCCAAGCAATGCATTGTGATGGCTATCAGCCCTTTTGTAATGGGCTCATCAAAGGAACCGAGCTCTATGGAATATTCGACGTGGGTATGACCAGAGGCGTTTTCACATACGCCGATATGCCCAAAACAGAAAAAGGCGGAAACCTCGTCGGCGCTGGCATCGGAATACGTAAAACCTCTGGAACCATCTTTTGGAACGCCTCCGCAACCCACGCACTCACAACCGCAGGTCTTCCCCCAGAAGGGTGGATCGCCATGTTCAATATAGGCGTCAGGTTATAA
- a CDS encoding antitoxin PaaA2 family protein, whose translation MTTETINHSTLSKLVEAGTVSGAHVVGQNGGWSVFIQFGKIKKQLITKNNHDIRLFKKLETLVSYLRNIGIVKFDVDALAYDSNIVTSTKRPDRSEALRKAHEAAAYDKWFREEVQASIDDPRSSLSNEEVKKYATTRHARLLERIK comes from the coding sequence ATGACAACAGAAACAATAAATCATAGCACCTTGTCAAAGTTAGTTGAAGCAGGAACAGTAAGCGGAGCGCATGTTGTCGGGCAAAATGGTGGATGGTCAGTATTTATCCAATTCGGAAAAATAAAAAAACAATTAATCACCAAAAATAATCATGATATTCGCTTATTTAAAAAGTTGGAAACATTGGTTTCTTATTTGCGTAATATTGGAATTGTAAAATTTGACGTAGATGCACTAGCCTATGACAGTAACATAGTGACTAGCACCAAACGTCCCGACAGATCGGAAGCTTTACGTAAAGCACACGAAGCTGCAGCCTATGATAAATGGTTTCGAGAAGAAGTACAAGCCAGTATAGACGACCCGCGCTCAAGTCTTTCCAATGAAGAAGTTAAGAAGTACGCTACAACCCGTCATGCCAGATTGCTAGAACGTATTAAATGA
- a CDS encoding type II toxin-antitoxin system RelE/ParE family toxin encodes MKLEWRPATEIDRDNIAEYIAKDNPRSAIALDLEFAKKAELARANPAMYRVGRISGTREIVVQNNYVMVYKVDNKAKIITILRILHAAQQFPKKLVL; translated from the coding sequence ATGAAATTAGAATGGCGACCTGCCACAGAAATCGATCGAGATAACATAGCAGAATATATCGCAAAGGATAATCCACGTTCTGCTATAGCATTAGATTTAGAATTTGCAAAAAAGGCAGAACTGGCAAGAGCAAATCCAGCTATGTATCGAGTTGGACGTATTAGTGGCACACGTGAAATTGTTGTACAAAATAATTATGTAATGGTGTATAAAGTGGATAATAAAGCCAAAATTATAACAATATTGCGCATACTTCATGCAGCACAACAATTTCCAAAAAAACTTGTTTTGTAA
- a CDS encoding Y-family DNA polymerase, whose amino-acid sequence MIGLLDCNNFYASCERVFNPKLERKAIGILSNNDGCVIARSNELKPFVPMGMPAFKIPQDIRKKIILLSSNYELYGDMSQRVFSIVQDYLYDTELYSIDEAFLNLQNQENYIEYCHFLRKIIRQRTGIPVSIGISKTKTLAKIANHIAKKNSQHEGIYFLNTNDPIFEETLKQLPIEEIWGIGRKLSAKLISMGIDTAWKLRNSDASHLGKLFSVVLERTVLELRGTSCIELDALDIPKKNIMTSRSFGKATKELFELQEAVRIHASRGAEKLRYQHSLAQSVLVFLRTNRFHDRASQYHPSIVVPLLYPTNDTRQIIEAVQKGLKSIFKENYLYHKSGVMMLDLVDKEKRQFDFFSRAENEETKARNVTLMQTLDQINKKMGRNTVSFGGINPKASWNLKREFVSQRYTTRWDELPVVK is encoded by the coding sequence ATGATAGGCCTGCTTGATTGCAATAATTTTTATGCTTCTTGTGAACGAGTGTTTAATCCAAAATTAGAAAGAAAAGCTATTGGTATTCTTTCCAATAATGATGGCTGTGTTATTGCCAGATCTAATGAACTCAAACCCTTTGTGCCAATGGGTATGCCAGCGTTTAAAATCCCACAAGACATACGAAAAAAGATAATTTTATTAAGTTCAAACTATGAGCTTTATGGGGATATGAGCCAAAGAGTATTTTCTATTGTTCAAGATTATCTTTATGATACGGAGCTCTATTCTATTGATGAAGCATTCTTAAATTTGCAAAATCAAGAAAACTATATTGAATATTGTCATTTTTTAAGGAAGATCATTCGTCAACGCACTGGGATACCAGTTTCTATTGGAATATCAAAAACCAAAACACTTGCCAAAATTGCCAATCATATTGCTAAGAAAAATTCACAACATGAAGGCATATATTTTTTAAACACGAATGATCCTATTTTTGAAGAAACTTTAAAACAATTACCCATCGAAGAAATTTGGGGGATAGGTCGTAAACTGTCCGCTAAATTAATCTCAATGGGTATTGATACAGCATGGAAGCTTAGAAATAGTGATGCCAGCCATTTAGGTAAACTTTTTTCCGTTGTTCTGGAACGCACCGTATTAGAGCTGCGTGGCACATCATGTATTGAGCTTGATGCATTAGATATACCTAAAAAGAATATTATGACATCTCGGAGTTTTGGCAAAGCAACCAAAGAGCTTTTTGAACTCCAGGAAGCGGTTCGTATTCATGCCAGTCGTGGTGCTGAAAAGCTAAGATACCAGCATTCTTTGGCTCAATCAGTTTTGGTATTTTTAAGGACCAACCGCTTTCATGATCGAGCATCACAATACCATCCATCAATCGTGGTTCCCCTGCTTTATCCCACCAATGATACACGTCAAATTATAGAGGCTGTTCAAAAAGGTCTAAAGAGTATTTTTAAGGAAAATTACCTTTATCATAAATCTGGGGTCATGATGCTTGATCTTGTTGATAAAGAGAAAAGGCAATTTGATTTCTTTAGTCGTGCTGAAAATGAAGAAACCAAAGCACGCAATGTTACACTCATGCAGACTTTGGATCAAATCAATAAAAAGATGGGGCGCAATACTGTCAGTTTTGGAGGAATAAATCCAAAAGCATCATGGAACCTAAAACGCGAATTTGTTAGCCAGAGATATACAACTAGATGGGATGAATTGCCTGTGGTGAAATAA
- a CDS encoding invasion associated locus B family protein yields MRNLLLSSAILCAFAVNITPLFAQDKTNQPTTHSNNTAAPAPITINQQVGSWQLHCAYPNKEEQKQQKTTSQGCIAQQSLMIKGKDNTQTPIASLLLEKVKDNQNPTKANPFRLTIVTPLGFSLQQPITLAIDHGNQTQLPWVTCTTNGCIASEMIDNKLQTSLEANKMAHLIIHRVNKTTVTINFNIEDLHTVLTSMNDLINKKAP; encoded by the coding sequence ATGAGAAACTTATTATTATCCAGTGCTATTCTCTGCGCTTTTGCTGTCAATATCACACCTCTTTTTGCTCAAGATAAAACAAATCAACCAACGACTCATAGTAATAATACAGCAGCTCCTGCACCCATTACCATCAATCAACAAGTTGGCTCTTGGCAACTTCATTGTGCCTATCCCAATAAAGAAGAACAAAAACAACAAAAAACTACCTCTCAAGGATGTATTGCCCAACAAAGCTTGATGATTAAAGGCAAAGATAATACTCAAACACCCATTGCTTCTTTGCTTCTAGAAAAAGTAAAAGATAACCAAAATCCAACCAAGGCTAATCCATTCAGACTAACAATCGTCACCCCTCTTGGATTTTCACTACAACAACCCATTACCTTAGCAATCGATCACGGTAATCAAACTCAGCTCCCTTGGGTAACATGCACAACCAATGGCTGTATTGCGTCCGAAATGATCGATAATAAATTACAAACCTCTCTCGAAGCCAATAAAATGGCACATCTCATTATTCATCGTGTCAATAAAACAACCGTCACGATTAATTTTAATATCGAAGATCTTCATACTGTATTGACGTCAATGAATGACCTTATCAATAAAAAAGCACCTTAA
- a CDS encoding LexA family protein codes for MKHTIVTHIEELYYDDEKKHYQPYIEIYVCAGFPSPAGDYIERPLDLTEHLIQHPSSTYYIRVSGDSMIDYGIFDRDLLIVDRSLNPGQGDIVIAALDGELTCKCLTFKNGIPYLKSGNPDYPSIEIKDKETYIWGVVIHNIHTFRNRHK; via the coding sequence GTGAAACACACAATCGTAACGCATATCGAAGAATTATATTACGATGATGAAAAAAAACATTACCAACCTTATATCGAAATTTATGTTTGTGCAGGCTTTCCTTCTCCTGCAGGAGATTATATTGAAAGACCTCTCGATCTTACCGAACATTTAATTCAGCACCCTTCTTCCACGTATTATATTCGAGTATCAGGAGATTCAATGATCGATTATGGAATATTTGATCGAGATTTACTGATTGTGGATCGATCTCTTAACCCTGGACAGGGGGATATTGTTATTGCCGCTTTGGATGGGGAGCTGACGTGTAAATGTCTGACTTTTAAAAATGGTATTCCTTATCTTAAATCTGGTAATCCTGATTATCCTTCCATAGAAATAAAAGACAAAGAAACCTATATATGGGGCGTTGTTATTCATAATATTCATACATTTAGAAACCGACACAAATGA